The following are from one region of the Actinoplanes sp. L3-i22 genome:
- a CDS encoding DEAD/DEAH box helicase, which translates to MSPTFTAGSLVSARGRDWVVLPESAPDMLVLRPLGGADDDVAAVFPSFEEVRSAEFAPPNPADLGDAHAAGLLRSALRIGFRAGAGPFRSLAGIAVEPRAYQLVPLLMALRQRTVRLLISDDVGIGKTIEAGLVATELLAQGSAHGLAVLCSPALAEQWQDELRTKFAIDAELVLSSTVSRLERGLDLGQSLFDRHPNVIVSTDFIKSARHRDDFVRHCPDLVIVDEAHTCVAADDTASSQNQLRYELLQRVAADTERHLMLVTATPHSGKESAFRNLLGIIKPELATVNFDTEAGRRLLAQHFVQRKRADVRQYLGAKDGLKDDSLAETTEFPSDRFFKDETYKLSPAYRDLLDDAIGYASERVTGALGKREARIAWWSAIALLRSLVSSPRAAAQTLRTRSTAATAATAAEADLLGAPLTSDAADGDTLEGLDVAPGAETPDTGARLAELADRAEDLEGTDGDTKLAALTKHLKSLLAAGYHPIVFCRYIPTAEYVAEHLDGKLGKKTVVQAVTGTLSPQQRLQRIEELATKAGDDPAARRVLIATDCLSEGVNLQHHFDAVVHYDLAWNPTRHDQREGRVDRFGQKRTDVRVITLYGADNGIDGKVLEVLIKKHRQIRKDLGISVSIPDEASKGVTDAIVEWMLLRGQQRHEQGSLFDLDAGIDKKAAILDAEWNSAADREKTSRSLFAQRSIHPEEVAVEVAAIRETLGRAGEIRDFVRQSLAALDGVLRDDPSGSGDFTTDVSGSPAGLRDALAPLLGGDVVERGRPVPFRDSPAVGRGEAALVRTDPVVSALASHVLDSALDAHASGPRPAQRCGVIRTSAVTMRTTLLLVRYRFHLTLPSRASFRQLIAEDARMLAFQGSPTNATWLTPEAAQKLLDAAADENTDRGFAESTVRRMLGGLPTLTKHLEKYGEQLAEELEASHRRVRSASGEIVRGLDVVVQKPADVLGTYVYLPANGGNA; encoded by the coding sequence ATGTCACCCACCTTCACCGCCGGCTCGCTCGTGTCGGCGCGTGGCCGCGATTGGGTCGTCCTACCCGAGAGCGCACCCGACATGCTCGTGCTGCGGCCGCTTGGCGGCGCCGATGACGACGTTGCGGCGGTGTTTCCCAGTTTCGAGGAGGTCCGCAGCGCTGAGTTCGCGCCGCCCAACCCCGCCGATCTGGGCGACGCGCATGCCGCAGGTCTGTTGCGTTCCGCTCTGCGGATCGGCTTCCGAGCCGGCGCGGGACCGTTCCGCTCGCTGGCCGGCATCGCTGTCGAACCACGGGCCTACCAGCTCGTACCCTTGCTGATGGCGCTGCGGCAACGCACCGTACGCCTACTGATCTCCGACGATGTCGGCATCGGCAAGACGATCGAGGCTGGGCTGGTCGCGACCGAGTTGCTTGCTCAGGGCAGCGCGCATGGCCTGGCCGTGCTCTGCTCCCCGGCGCTGGCCGAACAGTGGCAGGACGAGCTACGGACCAAGTTCGCCATCGACGCCGAGCTGGTGCTTTCCTCCACCGTCTCTCGCCTGGAGCGCGGCCTCGACCTGGGTCAGTCGCTCTTCGACCGGCACCCAAACGTCATCGTCTCCACCGACTTCATCAAGTCGGCCCGGCACCGCGACGACTTCGTGCGGCACTGCCCCGACCTGGTCATCGTCGACGAAGCACACACCTGCGTAGCCGCCGACGACACAGCATCCAGTCAGAATCAACTGCGCTACGAGCTGCTGCAACGCGTCGCCGCCGACACCGAACGGCATCTCATGCTGGTGACGGCTACGCCACACAGCGGTAAGGAGAGCGCCTTCCGCAACCTGCTCGGCATCATCAAGCCGGAACTTGCGACCGTCAACTTCGACACCGAGGCTGGCCGACGGCTCCTGGCCCAACATTTCGTGCAGCGCAAGCGCGCCGACGTCCGCCAATACCTTGGAGCCAAGGACGGGCTGAAAGACGACAGCCTCGCCGAGACCACAGAGTTCCCCTCCGATCGCTTCTTCAAGGACGAAACCTACAAGCTCTCCCCCGCCTACCGAGACCTGCTCGACGACGCCATCGGCTACGCCAGCGAACGCGTGACGGGTGCCCTCGGCAAGCGCGAGGCAAGGATCGCCTGGTGGTCAGCGATCGCCCTGCTGCGTTCCTTGGTCTCATCGCCGCGGGCCGCTGCGCAGACGCTCCGGACCCGATCGACGGCCGCGACCGCCGCCACGGCCGCCGAGGCCGACCTGCTCGGCGCGCCGCTGACCAGCGATGCCGCTGACGGCGACACCCTCGAAGGTCTCGACGTCGCGCCCGGCGCCGAGACTCCGGACACCGGCGCCCGGCTCGCCGAACTGGCCGACCGGGCCGAAGATCTCGAAGGCACCGACGGCGACACCAAGCTCGCAGCGCTGACCAAGCACCTCAAGTCACTCCTGGCCGCCGGCTACCACCCCATCGTCTTCTGCCGCTACATCCCGACCGCCGAGTACGTAGCCGAACATCTGGACGGCAAGCTCGGCAAAAAGACGGTGGTCCAAGCCGTCACCGGCACCCTCTCCCCGCAGCAGCGGCTACAACGTATCGAGGAACTCGCCACCAAGGCCGGCGACGACCCGGCGGCGCGACGCGTTTTGATCGCCACCGACTGCTTGTCTGAGGGCGTCAACCTGCAACACCACTTCGACGCGGTCGTCCACTACGACCTCGCCTGGAATCCCACCCGTCACGACCAGCGCGAGGGCCGGGTCGACCGGTTCGGTCAGAAACGGACCGATGTCCGTGTCATCACGCTTTACGGCGCCGACAACGGCATCGACGGCAAGGTCCTCGAGGTATTGATCAAGAAGCACCGCCAGATCCGCAAGGACCTCGGCATCTCCGTATCCATTCCGGACGAGGCCTCGAAGGGCGTCACCGACGCCATCGTGGAGTGGATGCTGCTCCGCGGGCAGCAGCGACACGAGCAAGGCAGCCTCTTCGACCTGGACGCGGGCATCGACAAAAAAGCGGCCATACTGGACGCCGAGTGGAATTCGGCCGCGGACCGCGAGAAGACGTCACGCTCGCTCTTCGCGCAACGCTCTATCCATCCGGAAGAGGTTGCCGTCGAGGTCGCCGCCATCCGCGAGACACTCGGCCGGGCCGGTGAGATCCGAGACTTCGTACGCCAGTCACTCGCCGCCCTCGACGGCGTGCTCCGCGACGACCCCAGCGGTTCCGGCGACTTCACCACCGATGTCAGCGGCAGCCCCGCCGGCCTCCGCGACGCATTGGCGCCGCTCCTCGGCGGTGACGTCGTGGAGCGTGGCCGACCCGTCCCGTTCCGTGACTCCCCGGCGGTTGGGCGAGGCGAGGCCGCCCTGGTGCGCACCGATCCGGTGGTCAGCGCGCTGGCGAGCCACGTCCTCGACTCGGCGCTGGACGCCCACGCCAGTGGTCCGCGCCCGGCTCAGCGTTGCGGGGTGATCCGCACTAGCGCGGTGACGATGCGCACCACCCTGCTGCTGGTCCGTTACCGCTTCCACCTGACATTGCCATCGCGCGCGAGCTTCCGGCAACTGATCGCCGAGGACGCCCGGATGCTGGCCTTCCAGGGATCCCCCACCAACGCGACCTGGCTGACGCCCGAAGCCGCACAGAAATTACTCGACGCCGCCGCCGATGAGAACACCGACCGCGGCTTCGCCGAGAGCACCGTCCGCCGCATGCTCGGTGGTCTACCGACATTAACCAAGCACCTGGAGAAGTACGGCGAGCAACTCGCTGAGGAACTCGAAGCATCCCACCGCCGCGTCCGTAGCGCCTCCGGCGAAATCGTCCGCGGCCTCGATGTCGTCGTCCAGAAACCCGCCGACGTGCTCGGCACATACGTCTACTTGCCGGCAAACGGAGGCAACGCCTGA
- a CDS encoding DUF262 domain-containing protein: MAPMVAAAETSLQGLLEGAKQYQVPLYQRTYSWRKPQLSRLWDDIVKLAEDRAHNPKATHFIGSLVLAPSPNNGPAGVSQFLVVDGQQRLTTLSILLCALRDYRAKHESAEHRERLNQQYLINPWRPEEHRLKLVPTQADRAAYTDCLDSNPHAGGADQVGAAYRFFVAQLAAADDPDDLIDIQRIEDAVISGLALVSVTAQQGDNVHRIFESLNNTGLKLTQADLLRNYLFMKLPTRAEAVYNSLWLSLQTMLTPTELELLFWLDLVQRDARIKQTDIYAGQQARLDRLHSEEETEAEVRRFGRLGSLLRLILHPDEEQDPGVRRRLQRLSAWGTTTVYPLLLHLLDRREQGTAPSEQIAAAMLYVESFLVRRLVIGRATANTNRILLSIVTEMDEDLPVDEAVRAYLSVGRKYYATDASVRDHVRSIPYYLNGRPHQRNLVLRWLEESYGSKEPVALDSLTIEHVLPQTPTTEWRQMLAADLDPEEDFGEAHEALVHTLGNLTLTGYNAEMSNSSFAVKRVQLAKSGIVLNQEIAGRDRWSRPEIHARADALADRIISLWPGPTAQAGKQSDVPWDVMNKALAELPAGSWTTYGDLAALIGTAPQPLGVRLANHPAPNAHRVLQVEGTISPGFRWLAADRTDDPVEVLRAEGVEFDGHGRASQSQRIGVEELAQLAGLTPDDLPKRLPRPRPDQDVPLAEQFVEQLTSMQGSAVAVATIALIEAWTDQGGFLLYGTGGETSCFLMARDRGHQLGDIWPAVIYPSGKFEVVFQHLSVRPPFDDIVLREKLRRRLNDVSGIDIPAAKIALRPGFPLAVLADADARENLLDGLRWFHGEAQMSADAELDTV; this comes from the coding sequence ATGGCACCCATGGTTGCGGCAGCAGAGACCAGTCTTCAAGGATTGTTGGAGGGCGCAAAGCAGTACCAGGTGCCGCTATACCAGCGAACCTATTCCTGGAGGAAGCCCCAGCTCTCCCGCTTGTGGGATGACATCGTCAAGCTCGCCGAGGACCGTGCGCACAACCCAAAGGCGACGCACTTCATCGGCTCACTCGTGCTCGCGCCTAGCCCGAACAACGGCCCCGCTGGCGTCTCGCAGTTCCTGGTGGTCGACGGCCAGCAACGGCTGACTACCCTCTCCATCCTGCTCTGCGCGCTCCGCGACTACCGTGCCAAGCATGAGTCCGCCGAACACCGGGAGCGGCTCAACCAGCAATACCTGATCAATCCGTGGCGACCGGAGGAACACCGGCTGAAGCTGGTACCCACTCAGGCTGACCGGGCCGCGTACACCGACTGCCTCGACTCGAACCCTCATGCAGGCGGCGCGGATCAGGTGGGTGCGGCGTACCGGTTCTTCGTCGCGCAGTTGGCGGCGGCCGATGATCCGGACGACCTGATCGACATTCAGCGGATCGAGGACGCCGTCATCTCCGGGCTGGCGCTGGTGTCGGTGACTGCGCAGCAGGGCGACAACGTGCATCGGATCTTCGAGTCGCTGAACAACACCGGTCTCAAGCTCACCCAGGCCGATCTTCTGCGCAACTACCTGTTCATGAAGTTGCCGACTCGGGCGGAAGCTGTCTACAACTCGTTGTGGCTGTCGCTGCAGACGATGCTAACGCCGACAGAACTGGAACTGCTCTTCTGGCTCGACCTGGTGCAACGCGACGCCCGGATCAAGCAGACCGACATCTACGCCGGCCAGCAGGCCCGGCTGGACCGGTTGCACTCCGAGGAGGAGACCGAGGCAGAGGTGCGGCGCTTCGGCCGTTTGGGATCGCTACTGCGCCTCATCCTGCACCCCGACGAGGAGCAAGACCCAGGGGTTCGGCGCCGGCTGCAGCGGCTGAGCGCCTGGGGTACGACCACCGTCTACCCGCTGCTGCTACATCTACTTGACCGCCGAGAACAGGGCACCGCGCCTTCCGAGCAGATCGCCGCGGCGATGCTGTATGTCGAGAGCTTCCTCGTCCGACGGCTCGTGATCGGCCGAGCCACTGCGAACACCAACCGGATTCTGCTGTCCATCGTCACCGAGATGGACGAGGACCTGCCGGTCGACGAGGCGGTCCGCGCCTATCTGTCGGTGGGCCGCAAGTACTACGCCACCGATGCCAGCGTTCGCGACCACGTCCGGTCGATCCCGTATTACCTCAACGGCCGACCGCATCAGCGTAACCTGGTGCTCCGCTGGCTGGAGGAGTCCTACGGCAGCAAAGAGCCAGTGGCGTTGGACTCCCTGACCATCGAGCATGTGTTGCCACAGACCCCCACCACCGAGTGGCGGCAGATGCTGGCCGCCGATCTGGATCCGGAGGAGGACTTCGGTGAGGCGCACGAGGCTCTGGTGCACACCTTGGGGAACCTCACGCTGACCGGCTATAACGCCGAGATGAGCAACAGCTCGTTCGCGGTCAAGCGGGTCCAGCTCGCCAAGAGTGGCATCGTGCTGAACCAGGAGATCGCCGGGCGCGACCGCTGGAGCCGGCCGGAGATTCACGCCCGCGCCGACGCTCTCGCCGACCGGATCATCTCGCTGTGGCCCGGCCCGACCGCCCAGGCAGGGAAGCAGTCCGACGTGCCGTGGGATGTGATGAACAAGGCCCTCGCGGAGCTACCGGCCGGTTCCTGGACCACTTACGGAGATCTCGCGGCATTGATCGGCACCGCGCCGCAGCCGCTCGGTGTCCGCCTGGCCAACCACCCGGCCCCGAATGCGCACCGGGTGTTGCAGGTGGAGGGAACCATTTCGCCGGGATTCCGCTGGCTGGCGGCGGACCGGACAGATGATCCGGTCGAGGTGCTGCGCGCCGAGGGCGTGGAGTTCGACGGGCACGGTCGGGCCAGTCAGTCGCAGCGCATCGGCGTGGAGGAGCTCGCTCAGCTTGCCGGTCTGACCCCCGACGATCTGCCGAAACGGCTACCTCGCCCGCGGCCTGATCAAGACGTCCCCCTCGCGGAGCAGTTCGTGGAGCAACTCACCTCGATGCAAGGGTCAGCGGTCGCCGTGGCGACGATTGCCCTGATCGAAGCCTGGACCGACCAGGGGGGCTTTCTGCTCTACGGGACCGGCGGCGAGACATCATGCTTCCTCATGGCACGCGACCGGGGACATCAGCTCGGCGACATTTGGCCGGCGGTGATCTATCCCAGCGGAAAGTTCGAGGTGGTGTTCCAGCACCTGAGCGTGCGGCCTCCGTTCGACGACATCGTTCTGCGGGAGAAACTCCGCCGTCGGCTCAACGACGTGTCCGGAATTGACATCCCCGCCGCCAAGATCGCTCTCCGGCCGGGATTTCCCCTGGCGGTCCTCGCGGATGCGGACGCTCGCGAAAATCTGCTGGATGGTCTCCGCTGGTTCCACGGCGAGGCACAGATGTCCGCCGATGCCGAATTGGATACGGTCTGA
- a CDS encoding DNA methyltransferase, translated as MSATARNQVFSAVHTVGGLLPADMLVRISEGKDISGSKPADYRVAGARSVRDDAERHWSYLKSIWVELREKLPVAGEADVPADPTGQARGQWLEPLFNELGFGSLAAVGASEISSDDGSKTFAISHRWNHVLIHLIPWNAKLDTRPAPGAVPPQSLVQECLNRSDAHLWAVLSNGRQVRLLRDSNALATASYVEFDLEAIFDGELFSEFVLLYRLLHVSRFAVTPGAVLSTCWLEKWRLEAIASGTRALDHLRDGVQQAITSLGTGFLRHPANVRLREDVDVQAFHNALLRLVYRMLFLFVAEDRDVLHPKDTDQYARERYAKYFSTARLRVHARRRRGTAHSDLYQALTIVQDALGDENGRPELGLPGLGGIFTGKLGGTLDDSAVEPLQGLLLSNEHLLTAVRHLAQVRDPGTGRWRPVDYRNLGAEELGSIYESLLELVPKHSAVDRSFELVELAGNSRKTTGSYYTPSSLIECLLDSALDPVIDDAVKRGDQAATVAEQSDPSNAIITELLSLTICDPACGSGHFLVAAARRIAKRVAAVREHNPEPTLDAMRHALHEVIARCIYGVDLNPMAVDLAKVSLWLEGLEPGRPLSFLDAHIKEGNALIGATPALLKAGIPNEAFKPIEGDDKKYAKGLEKQNIQQRANQGSFFGVSGQIQLSNTGISERLNGIIAAPSGSLEQVRAQELAYRNLAQSDEYIQAKNVADAWCAAFMWRKDPDTPPAVTHEAFHSLKDPEALPIPEETRDEIFRLRHEYAFFHWHVEFPDVFTVTDGSAEIGSANGWTGGFDCVLGNPPWERIKLQEQEFFAQRDLAIATAGSAAERKNLIAALKVDPNRQSLFSQFEAAKRKAEGESHFLRNSGRFRLTARGDINTYAVFAESDRSLMAARGRMGVIIPTGIATDATTQFFFKDVVVSGSLSALYDFENSALLFHGVHRSARFAILSLVGQALRETAARFAFFIHEPAELADAHKRFVLTPEEINILNPNTGTCPVFRSRRDAEITLGIYHRVPVLIREGDRLGNPWGLSFMAMFHLSNDSHLFCSQEELESDGWDLEGNIFTRDDARMLPLYEAKMLDFFNHRAADVVKSETAAKRQNQPRYLRPEQWRDPDRVGLPYSWVNEAEVTAKLATKNWSHQWHLGWRDVTSATNERTVIVGFIPESAVGNSLPISLVRPDLANRISELTACLSSFVLDFAARLKVGGLHLNFFICHQFPVLSPEMTASNGAFIRRRVLELTYTSRDMAPFAHDMGCSGPPFIWDDERRPVIQAELDALFFHLYGISRSDLEYIMDTFPIVKRKDVARYGTYRTKDRILAEYDRMATAGVGPATHLVEGENYTSTLSPPPGHGPRHPSK; from the coding sequence ATGTCCGCGACCGCCCGTAACCAGGTCTTCTCCGCCGTGCACACGGTCGGCGGCCTACTGCCGGCCGACATGCTGGTCCGCATCTCCGAAGGCAAAGACATCAGCGGCTCCAAACCGGCCGACTACCGGGTAGCCGGCGCCCGGTCCGTACGCGACGACGCCGAACGGCACTGGAGCTACCTTAAGTCGATCTGGGTCGAGCTCCGCGAGAAACTTCCGGTGGCCGGCGAGGCCGACGTCCCGGCCGATCCGACCGGCCAGGCGCGCGGCCAGTGGCTGGAGCCGCTCTTCAACGAGCTCGGCTTCGGCAGTCTCGCCGCGGTCGGCGCGTCCGAGATCAGCTCTGATGACGGCAGCAAGACGTTCGCGATTAGCCACCGATGGAACCACGTACTGATCCACCTGATCCCGTGGAACGCCAAGCTGGATACCCGCCCGGCGCCGGGTGCTGTGCCGCCACAGTCCCTCGTTCAGGAATGCCTTAACCGCAGCGACGCCCACCTATGGGCGGTGCTGTCCAACGGCCGCCAGGTGCGCCTGCTGCGCGACTCCAACGCGCTCGCCACCGCGTCGTATGTCGAATTCGACCTTGAGGCCATCTTTGACGGTGAGCTGTTCAGCGAGTTCGTCTTGCTCTACCGGTTGTTGCACGTGTCGCGCTTCGCGGTTACTCCGGGTGCAGTGCTATCAACCTGCTGGCTTGAGAAGTGGCGCCTCGAAGCCATCGCCTCCGGAACCCGCGCCCTCGATCACCTCCGCGACGGTGTGCAGCAGGCGATCACCTCCCTCGGCACCGGATTCCTGCGCCATCCCGCGAACGTCAGACTGCGCGAAGACGTGGATGTGCAGGCATTCCACAACGCGCTCCTGCGGCTGGTCTACCGAATGCTCTTCCTCTTTGTCGCCGAGGATCGCGACGTGCTCCACCCGAAGGACACAGATCAGTACGCCCGCGAACGTTACGCGAAGTACTTTTCCACTGCCCGCCTGCGTGTGCATGCACGGCGGCGCCGGGGCACCGCGCATAGCGACCTTTACCAGGCGCTGACGATAGTGCAGGACGCATTGGGCGACGAAAACGGCCGACCGGAACTCGGTCTGCCCGGTCTGGGCGGAATCTTCACTGGCAAGCTCGGGGGCACTCTGGACGACTCGGCAGTCGAGCCGCTGCAAGGGTTGTTGCTGTCGAACGAACATCTGTTAACAGCCGTCCGGCATCTCGCACAGGTGCGGGATCCCGGCACCGGGCGCTGGAGGCCAGTGGACTACCGCAATCTCGGGGCGGAGGAACTGGGCTCGATCTACGAGTCGTTGCTGGAGTTGGTGCCGAAGCACAGCGCGGTGGACCGCAGTTTCGAGCTGGTGGAGTTGGCTGGCAATAGCCGCAAGACCACGGGCTCCTACTACACACCGTCGTCATTGATCGAGTGCCTGCTCGACTCGGCGCTCGACCCGGTCATTGACGACGCAGTCAAGAGAGGCGATCAAGCCGCAACCGTGGCTGAACAGTCCGATCCCTCGAACGCCATCATCACTGAGTTGCTGTCGCTCACCATCTGTGACCCGGCCTGCGGCTCCGGACACTTCCTCGTCGCCGCCGCGCGCCGCATCGCCAAGCGCGTTGCGGCAGTCCGCGAGCACAACCCCGAGCCAACCCTCGATGCGATGCGCCACGCCCTGCATGAAGTCATTGCACGATGCATCTATGGCGTGGACCTCAATCCTATGGCGGTCGATTTGGCGAAAGTCTCACTGTGGCTTGAAGGATTGGAACCGGGTAGGCCGCTCAGCTTCCTTGACGCCCACATAAAGGAAGGCAACGCCCTTATCGGGGCTACGCCCGCCCTGTTAAAGGCGGGGATCCCCAACGAGGCGTTCAAGCCGATCGAAGGCGATGACAAGAAGTACGCTAAAGGGCTCGAGAAGCAGAACATTCAGCAGCGGGCGAATCAAGGCAGCTTCTTCGGAGTTTCGGGCCAAATCCAACTCTCGAACACCGGGATTTCCGAACGACTAAACGGCATCATCGCCGCACCTTCCGGCTCCCTAGAGCAGGTGCGAGCGCAGGAGTTGGCGTACCGAAACCTAGCGCAGTCTGACGAGTACATACAGGCCAAGAACGTTGCGGACGCCTGGTGTGCGGCCTTCATGTGGAGGAAGGATCCAGACACCCCACCGGCCGTCACTCACGAGGCATTCCACTCGCTGAAAGACCCTGAGGCACTACCTATTCCCGAGGAGACCCGAGACGAAATTTTCCGACTGCGCCATGAGTACGCTTTCTTTCATTGGCACGTTGAATTCCCCGACGTATTCACTGTGACGGACGGATCCGCAGAAATCGGCTCAGCCAACGGCTGGACCGGCGGCTTCGACTGCGTCCTTGGCAATCCCCCGTGGGAACGAATCAAGCTGCAGGAGCAGGAATTCTTCGCACAACGCGACTTAGCCATCGCAACTGCGGGCAGTGCCGCTGAACGCAAAAACTTAATCGCCGCATTAAAGGTCGATCCCAATCGCCAATCTCTCTTCTCTCAATTCGAGGCGGCAAAGCGCAAGGCAGAAGGAGAAAGTCACTTTTTGCGTAACTCTGGCCGCTTCCGACTCACTGCGCGTGGCGACATTAACACATACGCGGTGTTCGCAGAGAGTGACCGCTCCCTCATGGCAGCTCGAGGCAGGATGGGTGTAATTATACCCACCGGCATCGCCACCGATGCAACCACGCAGTTCTTCTTCAAGGACGTCGTGGTCAGCGGATCCCTTTCTGCCCTCTACGACTTCGAAAACTCCGCACTACTATTTCATGGGGTACATCGCTCAGCCAGATTCGCAATCCTTTCTTTGGTGGGTCAAGCATTGCGCGAAACGGCGGCGAGATTCGCGTTTTTCATCCACGAACCTGCAGAACTCGCCGATGCGCACAAGAGATTTGTGCTCACTCCGGAAGAAATTAATATTCTCAATCCCAACACCGGCACCTGCCCAGTGTTCCGCTCGCGTCGCGACGCGGAGATCACTCTTGGCATCTACCACCGCGTGCCCGTCCTCATAAGGGAAGGCGATCGCCTAGGTAACCCATGGGGGCTTTCCTTCATGGCGATGTTCCACCTGTCCAACGACTCCCACCTCTTCTGCAGCCAGGAGGAACTCGAGTCCGACGGCTGGGACCTGGAAGGAAACATATTCACTAGGGACGACGCCCGAATGCTGCCACTGTACGAGGCGAAGATGCTGGACTTCTTCAACCATCGCGCAGCAGACGTGGTTAAGAGCGAAACCGCCGCTAAGCGACAAAACCAACCACGCTATCTACGCCCGGAGCAGTGGCGCGATCCCGATCGCGTCGGACTTCCGTACAGCTGGGTAAACGAAGCCGAGGTGACAGCGAAGCTCGCCACCAAAAACTGGAGCCATCAATGGCATTTAGGCTGGCGTGATGTCACCAGCGCCACCAACGAGCGCACAGTCATCGTAGGTTTTATTCCTGAAAGCGCCGTTGGCAACAGCCTGCCGATCTCACTTGTCCGGCCTGATCTGGCCAACCGGATCAGCGAGCTCACCGCATGTCTAAGCTCCTTCGTTCTCGACTTCGCAGCGCGCCTTAAGGTCGGCGGGCTCCACCTCAACTTCTTTATTTGCCATCAGTTCCCTGTGCTCTCACCAGAAATGACCGCTTCAAATGGGGCTTTCATCCGTCGCCGCGTTTTGGAACTCACCTACACAAGTCGCGACATGGCACCTTTTGCTCACGACATGGGTTGCTCAGGCCCACCGTTCATCTGGGATGATGAGCGCCGGCCGGTCATCCAGGCAGAGTTGGACGCGCTATTTTTTCATCTATATGGCATCTCTCGCAGTGATTTAGAGTACATTATGGACACCTTTCCAATTGTCAAGCGTAAGGACGTGGCAAGGTATGGAACATACCGTACCAAAGACCGCATCCTTGCTGAGTACGACCGGATGGCAACGGCTGGTGTTGGCCCCGCCACACATCTGGTCGAGGGCGAGAATTACACCTCAACGCTGAGCCCGCCGCCGGGCCATGGCCCCCGACACCCCTCCAAGTAG